In a single window of the Hydrogenispora ethanolica genome:
- a CDS encoding MarR family winged helix-turn-helix transcriptional regulator has translation MEEQKIVLKRALIQVSGKLGKLLQRDLDRYGLSGVEYGILRNLGEEVLTLSELSQRLLRVNSNITALIDHLEQRGLVERVRDREDRRVIRVQLTGAGRALRSRVVPDHNHYVMEMLAPLSAAETASLIQLLGKLQTICDQGLERPD, from the coding sequence TTGGAAGAGCAAAAGATAGTTTTGAAACGGGCGCTGATTCAAGTCAGTGGGAAATTGGGCAAGCTCCTGCAACGGGACCTGGACCGCTACGGGCTGTCGGGCGTGGAGTATGGCATTCTGCGCAACCTGGGCGAGGAGGTCCTGACGCTGAGCGAGTTAAGCCAGAGGTTGCTCCGGGTGAACAGCAACATCACGGCGCTCATCGACCATCTGGAGCAGCGGGGACTGGTCGAGCGGGTACGGGACCGGGAAGACCGCCGGGTCATCCGGGTGCAACTGACCGGCGCCGGCCGGGCGCTGCGGAGCCGGGTCGTGCCGGACCACAACCATTATGTCATGGAGATGCTGGCGCCGTTATCGGCGGCGGAGACGGCCAGCCTAATCCAGTTGCTGGGCAAGCTTCAAACCATTTGCGATCAGGGGTTGGAACGCCCGGACTAA
- a CDS encoding efflux RND transporter periplasmic adaptor subunit, translated as MRKWILIVLAIVLVGLVGYRIRMKIVQNQTLLAQASQQKNQTRSSVPMVRAVPVQPQPIRQTLKMVGNITADNELAVQPRISGRLVSLLVDEGSTVHKGQLLAVMDDESIRLQLQQSEASLGSTRANIHQAELDVAQSKADRDRYQELLKERYISQRDFENVDNAYKTAQASLDALRSQLRGAERNYDLLKLQLNQTKVYSPTGGVVTHKLVTEGMNLTTGSTIVNVADLSQVKLVFHVDQKDAPALRKNTQVAFITDAYGEQRFSGQIDEVAPTYDSQTRTLNLSARIRNPERKLLPGMFGTAEILLGEKTAALVVPVDAVVNQDGRQGVFVAAKNMARFRPVELGLMAEGRVEVVAGISAGDPVVVLGQNRLRDGQPVQLMGGGDGRRQRGADAGGSSSPGNDPGQRPGQPGRPAESDRKAGGGR; from the coding sequence GTGAGAAAATGGATCTTGATTGTCCTGGCGATCGTCCTGGTGGGACTGGTCGGCTACAGAATTCGGATGAAGATCGTGCAAAATCAGACTCTGCTGGCCCAAGCCAGCCAGCAGAAGAATCAGACCCGGAGCTCGGTGCCGATGGTCCGGGCCGTACCGGTGCAGCCGCAGCCGATCCGGCAGACCCTGAAAATGGTCGGCAACATCACCGCCGACAATGAGCTCGCGGTGCAACCGCGCATCAGCGGCCGGCTGGTTTCGCTGCTCGTGGATGAAGGCTCCACCGTGCATAAGGGACAGCTCCTGGCGGTGATGGACGACGAGTCCATCCGGCTGCAGCTGCAGCAGAGCGAGGCCAGCCTCGGGAGCACCCGGGCCAATATCCACCAGGCCGAATTGGATGTGGCCCAGAGTAAAGCCGACCGCGACCGGTATCAGGAGCTATTGAAAGAGCGTTATATATCGCAACGCGATTTCGAAAATGTGGACAACGCTTACAAAACCGCCCAAGCCTCTTTGGATGCCTTGCGGTCCCAGCTGCGCGGGGCGGAACGGAATTATGATCTCTTAAAGTTGCAGCTCAATCAGACCAAGGTTTACAGTCCCACGGGCGGCGTGGTCACTCACAAGCTGGTCACGGAAGGGATGAACCTGACCACCGGATCGACCATTGTGAATGTGGCCGACCTCAGCCAGGTCAAACTGGTCTTCCATGTCGACCAGAAGGATGCGCCGGCGCTCCGCAAGAATACCCAAGTCGCTTTTATAACCGACGCTTACGGCGAGCAGCGGTTTAGCGGCCAGATCGACGAGGTGGCCCCCACGTATGATTCCCAGACCCGGACGCTCAATCTGTCGGCCCGGATCCGGAACCCCGAGCGAAAACTGTTGCCGGGCATGTTTGGAACCGCCGAAATCCTGCTGGGTGAGAAAACCGCGGCCCTGGTCGTTCCAGTCGATGCCGTAGTCAATCAGGACGGCCGGCAGGGAGTCTTTGTGGCAGCGAAAAATATGGCCCGTTTCCGCCCGGTGGAGTTGGGGCTGATGGCCGAAGGCCGGGTTGAGGTCGTCGCCGGGATCAGCGCGGGAGACCCGGTGGTGGTCCTCGGCCAGAACCGGTTGCGGGACGGCCAACCGGTACAGTTGATGGGCGGCGGCGACGGCCGCCGGCAGCGCGGAGCGGACGCCGGAGGCAGCAGCTCGCCGGGGAATGACCCAGGACAACGGCCGGGCCAACCGGGCCGGCCGGCGGAATCGGACCGGAAAGCGGGTGGCGGCCGGTGA